The genomic interval TCGGGTTCTTCCGTCATGGCGGTTCCCTCCTTTGGGCAGACGCCATCGTAGCACTGCGGGGGAAATCTGTCAACGGGGAGGGAGGGTTTTCCTTGGCGTGGGCGCAACGCGAGGGGGAGGAAAAAATAACCGCAAGGAACGCAAGGAACGCAAGGACAAGGAAGGGGGGAAAGAGGACGGGGGGAGGGGGAGAAAGGGCCACAAAAGGCACAAATATCACAAAAAAACAGGGGAAGAGGGGGATGGGGGAAGGAGAAATAACCGCAGGGAACGCAAGGAACGCAAGGAACGCAAGGACAAGGAAGGGGAAAAAGGGGGGACGGATAGGACGGATAGGACGGATGGGACGGATGGGACGGATGGGACAGATGGGACGGGGTGGACGGGGTGGACGGGGTGGACGGGGTGGACGGGGTGGACGAGGTGGACGAGGTGGACGGGGTGGCGGAAACAGGGTTAGAGCAAGAGCAAGATAAAGAGCAAGAGCAAGATAAATTGGGGTGGACGGGTGGGGGTTTCTGTTTGGTTTAAGGGGCGGGAAGTCCGGGGATGCTTATTTGAGTGACTGGCGGTAGAGGTCGAAGAAGGTGTGGGGGTCGCAGAACTCGAAGCGCTGTTCGGGGTGCTCTTCTTGCATGATGCGGGCGACGGTTTCGAGGGTGGTGGGCGACTGGAGTATCCAGCGGAAAATCAGGAACTGGGGCTTGCTCTTTCTGGCGAAGAGGGCCATTTGCTTTGCGGCTTTTCCAAAATCGCGCGCGTCGGGGTAGATGTCGCTGGAATGCCGCAGGAAGGGGGTGCCGTTGACCAGTTTCTCTTCAAAGCCCAACTGCATGCCGACGCCGTCGGGGGAAAACCTCGTGTAGCCCTCCTGCACGCGCAGGGGCATGTTGCCGTGGAACCCGTTGATGACGAAGCCGGTGATGGAGTAGTCGAACCGGGCGTACCAATTCTGATTGTGCGTCACCCACAGGTCGAGGGCGTCGGGCAGTCCGCTGCCGAGGCGTTCGCCCGTGAGCAGGTTGGGGTTGACGTAGCCCGCGCCGGAGTCGCCGCCGATGAACCAGTCGTTCTCCGACTTGGTGCGGTAGATGTGGTCGAAGACATACGGCACGCGCTCGGCGAGGTTGGGGTTGAAGGCCCAGGCGATGGGGATGCGTCCGCGCGCGGGGTCGTCCCAGAGGCGGGGCAGGGTGCGCGAGAGCCATGCGGCCGAGTCGTAGTCGCCCATGTAGACGAGGATGTAGGTCTTGTCCTCCAGGGCCCGCTTCGCGGGGCGCGGGTTCTGTTTGTACGCCGCCTCCAGCGGGTGGTGCCGCCACGCGGAGGCGTTGGCCAGGCAGGAGAGGCCCAGGGCGTCGGCGTCCATGAGCGCGTTGTGCGCGGAGAGGATGGCGGCGTACTCCCACTCGGTGGGCACGGGCTCGTGCTTGCCGCCCGCAACGCCGTGGTTGGTGTATTTGAGGTTCCAGGGGGTGAAGCCGCCGACGGAGGTGAAGGTTTTGCCGCCGTTGCGCTCAAACTGGGATTTCAGCAGGGTGATGAGCGTTTTTTTGTCCGTGCCGAGTGGCTGGCCGGGGTCGTCCACGGGGGCCTCGTCCTCCCACACGCCGAGGTCGAAGAAGAAGGCGCGGTGGGCGATGTAGAAGTCGTGGTTCGCCAGGGTGGCGTTGTGCAGGTCCGTGTAGGTGAAACCCGGCTGTCCGGGCGCCTGGGTGTACGCGTCAATGTAGTTCGCCATGAGGGCCGGGTGGCATTTCCCCGCGTCCAGATACTCGCGCTTCGCCCAGAGATAGGCGTCGCATTTCGCGCTGCCCGACTCCGCGCCGGAGAATTTTCCCGTCAGGTCGAGTTTCACCGGGGGCATCAGTCCCTCCGCCGCCAGCCAGGCCGCGAAGGCGCCGCCCGCGCGCACGGGCATCCAGCCCTCGACGCCGCAGACCGTCGCGGCCACATTGGCCGTGGCCGGCACATTTTGGTCCCACAGGACGGCGCCGTTCACGGCCTCCGGGAAACGGCGCAGCAGCGCCGCCAGATCCTTCTCGCGGACAATCTCCGTGTCTTTCAGCCAGCCCTTTTGGAAGAGCTCCAGATAGTAGTCATCCACGTTGATGGGGCCGCGGGCGCCCTGCTCGTCGAGGAAACGGATGACGAGCCGTGGCGTGTCGCGGTTTACCACGCCCTGGAGCGAGGCGGCCAGCTTCACCGCGTCATAGCGGAAGACCGTGTCCTCCGGCATGGTCTCCAGGCAGGCTTTCAGGTCGAAGCAGACCAGGGGCTGGGAGGCGGCGGAGGCGCAGAGGGAGGCGAGGGCGAGCAGCAGGGACATGGGGTTTTCTCCAATGGGTTGGCTGTGGACCAGTGTACCGGCATGCCTGAAGCGGGGGCAAATGGGGGTTAGGGTCTGGGGTCTAGGGTATAGGGTGGAGAGGTGAATGAGGCCAGCAGGCTGTTTTGGAACGACTTGGGCCGGGTGGTGTATGATGGAAAATCAAAGGACAATTGACAATTGACGATTGATAATGGGCGCGACTGAGGATTCATGCCGAAATTCACCACCACGAGCATTGCGGGGGTCATCATTGTTGACCCGGAGGTATACCGGGACGAGCGCGGCCTTTTTCTGGAGTCGTACCACGCGGAGAAGTACCGTGCGGGGGGGATTCCGGCGGTGTTTGTGCAGGACAACCAGTCGCTTTCGCGGGGGAACACCCTGCGCGGGCTGCACGGCCAGGAAAAGCATCCCCAGGGCAAACTGCTGCGGGTGATCGAGGGGGAGATTTTTGACGTGGCGGTGGACCTGCGCCCGGGGTCGCCCACGTTCGGGAAGCATGAGGCCGCGATGCTGTCGGCGGAGAACTTCCGCCAGTTCTACATTCCGCCGGGCTTTGCGCACGGGTTCTGCGTGCTGAGCGGCCGCGCGCAGATTGAGTACAAATGCACGGACTTTTACCGTCCGGGGGACGAGTTTGCCATCCGCTGGAACGACCCCGACCTGGCCATACCGTGGCCGGTGTCGGAGCCGGTGCTTTCGGAACGGGACGCCGCGGCGCAGTCCCTGCGGGAGTATCTGGCGGGGCAGGCGTAGGGCTACGCCGCCTCTTTTGCCCTGCGGGACGGCAGTTTCGCGTGGGCGTCGAGGGTGCCGCCGTTCCGGACGAGGGCCTCGACATGCTCCGTGAGGGCGTCGGTGAAGGAGAAGCCGCAGGGCTCGACGGCGGGCACGCCGCCCTCCGCCGCAAGCTGTTTCCCGCAGACCTTGAGGAAGCGGGTCTCCCATTCCATTTCGGGCATGACCACGGAGTAGGCCCTGCCGGGTTGCAGGCCGTTGCGTTCCATCCATTCCGCCTCGGTGTCGCCGGGGCGGAACGCGGCGACGCCCGCCGCCTCGCTCAGGCCCTTTTTCTCCCTGAACAGCCCGGCGGTGTAGGCCGCGACCTGCGCGCCGGTGAGGGGAACCCGGAGCAGGCGGTGGCCCCGCTGGCCGCCCGTGAGGAAAAGGGAGTTCACGGTGACCTCGCCCGCCGGAAGGGGGTTGCGCATGATCTGGTTGGTGTTGCAGAAGGCGATGTCCGCGCCGGACTTTTCGCGCATC from Candidatus Hydrogenedentota bacterium carries:
- the rfbC gene encoding dTDP-4-dehydrorhamnose 3,5-epimerase, which codes for MPKFTTTSIAGVIIVDPEVYRDERGLFLESYHAEKYRAGGIPAVFVQDNQSLSRGNTLRGLHGQEKHPQGKLLRVIEGEIFDVAVDLRPGSPTFGKHEAAMLSAENFRQFYIPPGFAHGFCVLSGRAQIEYKCTDFYRPGDEFAIRWNDPDLAIPWPVSEPVLSERDAAAQSLREYLAGQA